In Microbacterium enclense, one genomic interval encodes:
- a CDS encoding MaoC family dehydratase — protein sequence MSGIRIIQRGLYVDELQEGAVYVHSPGRTVTEADNVLFTTLTMNTQSLHLDAAWSASTEFGERLVNSMFTLSTMVGLSVSQLTQGTIVANLGFSDVRFPAPVRVGDTLYAETLVVGKRASASRPGQGIVDFAHTMRNQNGVVVAEARRSTLMLMTPAAEPGPAGGPAPAPAAAPGPAPAPGPAPAPEQES from the coding sequence GTGAGCGGCATCCGGATCATCCAGAGAGGGCTGTACGTCGATGAGCTGCAGGAGGGCGCGGTCTACGTGCACAGTCCCGGCCGGACGGTGACCGAGGCCGACAACGTGCTGTTCACGACCCTGACGATGAACACGCAGTCCCTGCACCTGGATGCCGCGTGGTCGGCGTCGACCGAGTTCGGTGAGCGGCTGGTCAACAGCATGTTCACGCTGTCGACGATGGTCGGTCTCTCGGTTTCTCAGTTGACCCAGGGGACGATCGTCGCGAACCTCGGTTTCAGCGACGTGCGTTTCCCCGCGCCGGTGCGCGTCGGCGACACGCTGTACGCCGAAACGCTCGTCGTGGGAAAGCGCGCCTCGGCATCCCGTCCAGGCCAGGGGATCGTGGACTTCGCCCACACGATGCGCAACCAGAATGGGGTGGTGGTCGCCGAGGCGCGTCGCTCGACGCTCATGCTCATGACCCCCGCCGCGGAGCCCGGCCCGGCCGGTGGCCCGGCCCCCGCGCCCGCCGCGGCGCCCGGCCCGGCCCCCGCGCCGGGCCCGGCCCCCGCCCCCGAACAGGAGTCCTGA
- a CDS encoding CoA ester lyase: MHGPALLFCPADRPDRYAKAAAAADTVILDLEDAVAPADKARAREALVASTLDPARVIVRLNPAGTAEHALDLAAVRASGYTTVMLAKAESAADVDATPGLRVLALCETALGVVRAAEIAAHPDTAGLMWGAEDLIASMNGRSSRLADGRYRDVARTARATVLLAARAHGKAAIDAVHLDIADLDGLRAECEDAAASGFTATACIHPTQVATIRAAFASSDEEREWARAVLAEAEGQPGVFRFRGRMIDEPVLRQAREMLR; encoded by the coding sequence ATGCACGGCCCCGCCCTGCTGTTCTGCCCCGCCGATCGTCCTGACCGCTATGCGAAGGCGGCCGCGGCGGCCGACACGGTGATCCTCGACCTCGAGGACGCCGTCGCTCCCGCCGACAAGGCTCGGGCGCGCGAGGCGCTCGTCGCGAGCACGCTCGACCCCGCGCGCGTGATCGTGCGCCTGAACCCCGCCGGGACGGCCGAGCACGCCCTCGATCTCGCCGCCGTTCGCGCGAGCGGGTACACCACCGTGATGCTCGCCAAGGCCGAGTCGGCCGCCGACGTCGACGCCACTCCGGGGCTCCGCGTGCTGGCACTGTGTGAGACGGCTCTCGGCGTCGTGCGCGCCGCCGAGATCGCCGCTCACCCCGACACCGCCGGGCTGATGTGGGGCGCGGAAGACCTCATCGCGAGCATGAACGGACGCTCGAGCCGCCTCGCCGACGGCCGTTACCGCGATGTCGCCCGCACCGCCCGCGCCACCGTTCTGCTCGCCGCGCGCGCTCACGGCAAAGCCGCGATCGACGCGGTGCACCTCGACATCGCCGACCTCGACGGCCTCCGCGCCGAGTGCGAGGATGCCGCCGCCTCCGGGTTCACCGCCACGGCGTGCATCCACCCGACGCAGGTGGCCACGATCCGCGCGGCCTTCGCGAGCTCCGACGAGGAGCGCGAGTGGGCGCGCGCCGTGCTCGCCGAGGCGGAGGGGCAGCCCGGCGTCTTCCGCTTCCGCGGGCGCATGATCGACGAGCCCGTGCTGCGTCAGGCGCGGGAGATGCTGCGGTGA
- a CDS encoding TetR/AcrR family transcriptional regulator encodes MSASADTPPTWRATQKANRRASLMRSAAALFAERGFAAVSTVELGEAVGMSGPALYNYFPSKEALLAEVLVDASQRLLEGGRALVAEAGEPTDVLARLVRFHLDFATADPDTIRIQDRELAQLPAEANHRVRSLQRQYVQEWDAVLAAVRPELDADERQARLLGTFGLLNSTPHSAVVPAGRTAEILAAMALRALVGPDGA; translated from the coding sequence GTGAGCGCGAGCGCCGACACCCCGCCGACCTGGCGGGCGACGCAGAAGGCCAACCGCCGTGCGTCGCTGATGCGCTCGGCCGCGGCGCTGTTCGCCGAGCGCGGTTTCGCGGCCGTGTCGACGGTGGAGCTCGGTGAGGCGGTCGGGATGAGCGGCCCCGCGCTGTACAACTACTTCCCCAGTAAAGAGGCGCTGCTCGCCGAAGTGCTGGTCGACGCGAGTCAGCGCCTGCTCGAGGGGGGCCGCGCCCTCGTCGCCGAGGCCGGGGAGCCGACGGACGTGCTGGCGCGGCTGGTGCGATTCCACCTCGACTTCGCCACGGCCGACCCCGACACGATCCGCATCCAAGACCGCGAACTGGCACAGCTCCCTGCCGAGGCGAATCACCGCGTGCGCAGCCTCCAGCGGCAGTACGTGCAGGAATGGGATGCCGTGCTCGCGGCGGTCCGCCCCGAGCTCGACGCCGACGAGCGCCAGGCACGTCTGCTCGGCACGTTCGGTTTGCTGAACTCGACCCCGCACAGTGCGGTCGTCCCGGCCGGTCGAACCGCCGAGATCCTCGCCGCGATGGCGCTGCGCGCGTTGGTGGGGCCGGACGGGGCCTGA
- a CDS encoding NUDIX domain-containing protein: protein MKTDATTPRRIRVSAAVITDADGRLLLVRKAGTTAFMQPGGKPEAGETPAETLARELAEEIHLDVDPAALEPLGEFAAVAANEPGFEVVADVFRVDIGSQQPTPDAEIAELRWVTASTASGIEIAPLAREYFLPE from the coding sequence GTGAAGACGGATGCCACGACCCCGCGCCGAATCCGCGTCTCGGCGGCGGTCATCACCGACGCCGACGGGCGCCTCCTGCTCGTGCGGAAGGCCGGGACGACCGCGTTCATGCAGCCCGGCGGCAAGCCGGAAGCCGGGGAGACGCCCGCCGAGACCCTCGCCCGCGAGCTCGCCGAGGAGATCCACCTCGACGTCGACCCTGCCGCCCTCGAACCGCTGGGCGAATTCGCCGCCGTCGCCGCCAACGAGCCCGGCTTCGAGGTTGTCGCCGACGTGTTCCGCGTCGACATCGGCTCCCAGCAGCCGACCCCGGATGCCGAGATCGCGGAGCTGCGCTGGGTCACCGCCTCGACGGCATCCGGAATCGAGATCGCCCCGCTGGCGCGGGAGTACTTCCTGCCGGAGTGA
- a CDS encoding permease, with protein MSTVLPLARLLSRPSRQGRAAIVLPAVAFAVTTALLLVVAGGAHMFLVDPRAQSEDGFYGILASLALLLLAVPLVTLGAAAARLSSRRRNDRLATLRLLGASGREIWSLTVLEATLVAAVGAVAGVALYVALLPLVGLLPFFGGPVGMASVAIEPLLGAGVAAGVVAIAAASAAASLRKVTVTPLGVRTRRDAPPSRRLALIVGVIVLAGVALVVANFSLVGELLGPAIALAVLLGVFAGGMALLNLVGAPIVAARGRAMARRANSAAHLVAGRELAAHAGASWRRVSGMAIVSFIAVVAGCGLALADMAEGTEGTLMADIRTGVLLTLGIAFVLLACAVGVTQAASVLEERDLIVGLDRLGIPDAELRRARRLTVMVPLRWAAIGGAALGGVLSFPIVGMSLLVAPLSVATIALTFVAGFALVAAALASTRPIVTGIRRGTV; from the coding sequence ATGAGCACCGTTCTCCCCCTGGCCCGGCTGCTCTCGCGGCCGAGTCGGCAAGGTCGCGCCGCGATCGTGCTCCCCGCCGTCGCCTTCGCCGTGACCACGGCTCTGCTGCTCGTGGTCGCCGGCGGAGCACACATGTTCCTCGTGGACCCACGTGCCCAGAGCGAAGACGGGTTCTACGGCATCCTGGCTTCCCTCGCCCTGCTGCTGCTCGCCGTGCCCCTCGTGACGCTGGGAGCCGCCGCCGCCCGGCTGTCGAGCCGCCGCCGCAACGACCGACTCGCGACCCTCCGCCTTCTCGGCGCGAGCGGCCGCGAGATCTGGTCGCTCACCGTGCTCGAGGCGACGCTGGTCGCCGCCGTCGGAGCCGTCGCCGGCGTGGCCCTGTACGTCGCCCTGCTGCCGCTGGTCGGTCTGCTGCCGTTCTTCGGCGGTCCGGTGGGAATGGCCTCGGTCGCGATCGAGCCCCTGCTCGGAGCGGGCGTCGCGGCCGGCGTGGTCGCGATCGCCGCGGCGAGCGCGGCCGCGAGCCTGCGGAAGGTGACCGTGACACCGCTCGGGGTGCGCACGCGCCGTGACGCCCCGCCGTCGCGTCGGCTCGCTTTGATCGTCGGGGTCATCGTGCTGGCCGGGGTGGCTCTGGTGGTGGCGAACTTCAGCCTCGTCGGCGAGCTCTTGGGCCCGGCGATCGCTCTGGCCGTGCTGCTCGGCGTTTTCGCGGGCGGCATGGCGCTGCTGAACCTCGTGGGAGCGCCGATCGTCGCCGCACGTGGGCGGGCCATGGCCCGGCGGGCGAACAGCGCGGCGCACCTCGTCGCCGGCAGAGAACTCGCCGCCCACGCCGGAGCCTCGTGGCGACGCGTGTCGGGCATGGCGATCGTGTCGTTCATCGCGGTGGTCGCCGGATGCGGTCTCGCCCTCGCCGACATGGCCGAAGGCACCGAGGGAACGCTCATGGCCGACATCCGCACGGGCGTGCTCCTCACTCTCGGCATCGCCTTCGTGTTGCTCGCCTGTGCGGTGGGGGTGACGCAGGCGGCGTCTGTGCTCGAGGAGCGCGATCTGATCGTGGGCCTCGACCGTCTCGGCATCCCGGATGCCGAACTCCGCCGTGCACGCCGTCTCACCGTCATGGTGCCCCTGCGGTGGGCCGCGATCGGCGGCGCCGCGCTGGGTGGGGTGCTGTCGTTCCCGATCGTCGGGATGAGCCTGCTCGTCGCCCCGCTGTCGGTCGCCACGATCGCGCTGACGTTCGTCGCCGGCTTCGCGCTGGTGGCGGCGGCCCTGGCCTCGACGCGCCCGATCGTGACCGGGATCCGCCGCGGCACGGTGTGA
- a CDS encoding ABC transporter ATP-binding protein produces the protein MTSSPVLTATGLVKRYGELSALDHVSLTIRGGESVAVMGASGSGKTTLLHTLAAVISPDSGSVVLSPPGAEPIELVGLSESERARVRRTLLGFVFQEHLLLPELTAVENAALPLLLTGKRRPDAERHAAQWLAALGLAGMENRRIGQLSGGQAQRVAIARAQVTGAPVVFADEPTGALDSATSADVLNALLQATTGQGRTLVMVTHDAEVARRCSRIVRLRDGHIIGDTAAASTITPGVTR, from the coding sequence ATGACTTCCTCCCCTGTCCTCACCGCCACCGGGCTCGTCAAGCGCTACGGCGAGTTGTCGGCCCTCGACCACGTGTCCCTGACCATCCGCGGCGGCGAGTCCGTCGCCGTCATGGGGGCGTCGGGGTCGGGCAAGACCACCCTGCTGCACACGCTCGCCGCCGTGATCTCGCCCGACTCGGGCTCCGTCGTGTTGTCGCCCCCGGGCGCCGAGCCCATCGAACTCGTCGGCCTCAGCGAGAGCGAGAGGGCGCGGGTACGCCGCACACTCCTCGGCTTCGTCTTCCAGGAGCACCTGCTGCTGCCCGAGCTGACCGCCGTCGAGAACGCCGCGCTCCCGCTGCTGCTCACCGGGAAGAGGCGCCCGGATGCCGAGCGCCACGCCGCGCAGTGGCTCGCTGCCCTCGGGCTCGCGGGCATGGAGAACCGCCGCATCGGTCAGCTGTCCGGCGGACAGGCCCAGCGCGTCGCGATCGCCCGCGCACAGGTGACCGGGGCACCCGTCGTATTCGCCGACGAGCCCACCGGCGCTCTGGACTCGGCCACCTCCGCCGATGTCCTCAACGCGCTCCTCCAGGCGACCACCGGGCAGGGCCGGACCCTCGTCATGGTCACGCACGACGCGGAGGTCGCCCGGAGGTGCTCCCGCATCGTGCGTCTGCGCGACGGCCACATCATCGGCGACACCGCGGCCGCGTCCACCATCACCCCGGGGGTCACGCGATGA
- the ppsA gene encoding phosphoenolpyruvate synthase — MTNILHFHEIGMTDLAQVGGKNASLGEMVSHLASADVRVPPGFATTSEAFGRFLAEAGLDERIRAAVEGIDVDDVAALSQLGALVRVWIEEQPFPADLEADIRTAYAELVANEQDPDAVTWAVRSSATAEDLPDASFAGQQETFLNIGGIENILQAIRRVFASLYNDRAIAYRAHHGFDHHEVALSAGVQRMVRSDVGASGVMFTLDTESGFEDAVFVTSSYGLGEAVVQGAVNPDEFYVYKPSLRAGRPAILKRSVGEKAIAMRYTDGIHVDGSTAFVEVDAADRARFSLTDAEVEELGRIALVIEEHYGRPMDIEWGKDGVDGKLYVLQARPETVVSRQSANVLRRFVLAERGPVLLEGRAIGQRIGAGRVRVLTSIDQMADFAHGDVLVADMTDPDWEPIMKRASAIVTDRGGRTCHAAIIARELGIPAVVGTGVATHALTDGQEVTVSCAEGDDGLVYGGILPFVEEQTELDRMPEPPAKIMMNVGTPDQAFAFSRLPNAGVGLARLEFIINRQIGIHPRALLDLDTLDGELADDIRCRIAAYPSPEEYFIQRVAEGVSMIAAAFAPEPVIVRLSDFKSNEYANLIGGPLYEPHEENPMLGYRGAARYVSPEFRACFDMECEALRRVRDDMGLTNVQIMVPFVRTVGEAAAVLDLLATNGLRRGENGLRVVMMCELPANAILAEQFLEHFDGFSIGSNDMTQLTLGLDRDSALMASAFDERDPAVRHLLGMAIDACRRQGKYVGICGQGPSDHPDFAEWLVARGIHSLSLNPDTVVETWLALAANERPAGRVLTEAQLGIRPRE; from the coding sequence GTGACCAACATCCTGCATTTCCACGAGATCGGCATGACGGACCTCGCCCAGGTCGGCGGAAAGAACGCCTCCCTCGGCGAGATGGTGTCGCACCTGGCATCCGCTGATGTCCGCGTCCCGCCCGGTTTCGCCACCACCTCCGAGGCGTTCGGGCGCTTCCTCGCCGAGGCGGGACTCGACGAGCGCATCCGCGCGGCGGTCGAGGGCATCGACGTCGACGACGTCGCGGCCCTCAGCCAGCTCGGCGCCCTGGTGCGCGTGTGGATCGAGGAGCAGCCCTTCCCCGCCGACCTCGAGGCCGACATCCGCACCGCCTACGCGGAGCTCGTGGCGAACGAGCAGGATCCGGATGCCGTGACCTGGGCCGTCCGCTCCAGCGCCACCGCCGAAGACCTCCCGGATGCCTCGTTCGCGGGCCAGCAGGAGACGTTCCTGAACATCGGTGGGATCGAGAACATCCTCCAGGCGATCCGGCGCGTGTTCGCGTCGCTCTACAACGACCGCGCGATCGCGTACCGCGCGCACCACGGCTTCGACCACCACGAGGTCGCCCTCTCGGCCGGGGTTCAGCGCATGGTGCGCTCCGACGTCGGCGCCTCGGGCGTCATGTTCACCCTCGATACCGAGTCGGGCTTCGAGGACGCCGTGTTCGTGACCAGCTCCTACGGTCTCGGCGAGGCGGTGGTACAGGGAGCCGTGAACCCCGACGAGTTCTACGTCTACAAGCCCTCCCTGCGCGCGGGTCGCCCCGCGATCCTCAAGCGCTCCGTGGGCGAGAAGGCCATCGCGATGCGCTACACCGACGGCATCCACGTCGACGGCAGCACCGCGTTCGTGGAAGTGGATGCCGCCGACCGGGCCCGCTTCTCGCTCACCGACGCGGAGGTCGAGGAGCTCGGCCGCATCGCCCTCGTCATCGAGGAGCACTACGGCCGGCCGATGGACATCGAGTGGGGCAAGGACGGCGTCGACGGGAAGCTCTACGTGCTGCAGGCGCGGCCCGAGACGGTCGTGTCGCGGCAGTCGGCGAATGTGCTGCGCCGATTCGTGCTCGCCGAACGCGGCCCCGTGCTGCTCGAGGGACGCGCGATCGGTCAGCGGATCGGCGCGGGCCGCGTGCGCGTGCTCACCTCGATCGACCAGATGGCCGACTTCGCGCACGGCGACGTGCTCGTGGCCGACATGACCGACCCCGACTGGGAGCCGATCATGAAGCGCGCCTCGGCGATCGTCACCGACCGCGGCGGCCGCACGTGCCACGCCGCGATCATCGCCCGCGAGCTCGGCATCCCCGCCGTCGTCGGGACCGGGGTCGCCACACACGCCCTCACCGACGGGCAAGAAGTCACCGTCTCGTGCGCCGAAGGCGACGACGGCCTCGTGTACGGCGGCATCCTGCCCTTCGTCGAAGAGCAGACCGAGCTGGACCGGATGCCGGAGCCCCCGGCCAAGATCATGATGAACGTGGGCACCCCCGACCAGGCCTTCGCCTTCTCGCGGCTGCCGAACGCGGGCGTCGGGCTTGCGCGGCTGGAGTTCATCATCAACCGGCAGATCGGCATCCATCCGCGCGCCCTGCTCGACCTCGACACGCTCGACGGGGAGCTCGCCGACGACATCCGCTGCCGCATCGCCGCCTACCCGTCGCCCGAGGAGTACTTCATCCAGCGCGTGGCGGAGGGCGTGTCGATGATCGCCGCGGCCTTCGCCCCGGAGCCGGTGATCGTGCGCCTGTCGGACTTCAAGTCGAACGAGTACGCCAACCTCATCGGCGGGCCGCTCTACGAACCGCACGAGGAGAACCCGATGCTCGGCTACCGCGGGGCGGCCCGGTACGTCTCGCCCGAGTTCCGCGCCTGCTTCGACATGGAGTGCGAGGCGCTGCGGCGCGTGCGCGACGACATGGGCCTGACGAACGTGCAGATCATGGTGCCGTTCGTGCGGACCGTGGGCGAAGCCGCGGCGGTCCTCGACCTCCTGGCGACCAATGGCTTGCGGCGAGGCGAGAACGGGCTGCGCGTCGTGATGATGTGCGAGCTCCCCGCGAACGCGATCCTCGCCGAACAGTTCCTCGAGCACTTCGACGGCTTCTCGATCGGCTCGAACGACATGACCCAGCTGACCCTCGGACTCGATCGCGACTCGGCGCTCATGGCATCCGCGTTCGACGAGCGCGACCCGGCCGTGCGGCACCTGCTCGGCATGGCCATCGACGCGTGTCGACGTCAGGGCAAGTACGTCGGAATCTGCGGGCAGGGGCCGTCGGACCACCCCGACTTCGCCGAGTGGCTCGTGGCGCGCGGCATCCACTCGCTGTCGTTGAACCCCGACACGGTGGTCGAGACGTGGCTCGCCCTGGCCGCGAACGAGCGGCCCGCGGGACGAGTGCTGACCGAGGCGCAGTTGGGGATCCGACCCCGCGAGTAG
- the ppsR gene encoding pyruvate, phosphate dikinase/phosphoenolpyruvate synthase regulator, whose amino-acid sequence MSAATRAVFFVSDSTGITAETLGSALLANFPGAHFDRHTIPFVGTVTPVSRVTAALQSATTPDAAPIVFATVKDAGIRAQIAGSAAVVIDLLAGHLTELEEALDTPAEQRSGQYHGLGDLERYFARMRAVEFAIEHDDGQSGRALDTADVIIVAPSRCGKTPTTMYLALHYGLLVANYPLTDDDFPADGLPRIVAPHAERCFGLTTTALRLSQVRHERRPQSTYASLAQCTLEIRRAEDLYRRNRIPFLSSATRSVEEMSAVILQSMKLRDRPHERPTL is encoded by the coding sequence CTGAGCGCCGCGACGCGCGCGGTGTTCTTCGTGTCGGACAGCACGGGGATCACCGCCGAGACCCTCGGCAGCGCCCTGCTCGCGAACTTCCCGGGCGCGCACTTCGACCGGCACACGATCCCCTTCGTCGGGACCGTCACGCCGGTGTCGCGAGTGACCGCGGCGCTGCAGAGCGCGACGACGCCGGACGCAGCACCGATCGTCTTCGCGACGGTGAAGGATGCCGGCATCCGGGCTCAGATCGCCGGTTCCGCGGCGGTGGTCATCGACCTGCTCGCCGGTCACCTCACCGAGCTCGAGGAAGCGCTCGACACCCCCGCGGAGCAGCGCTCCGGCCAGTACCACGGGCTCGGCGATCTCGAGAGGTACTTCGCCCGCATGCGCGCGGTCGAGTTCGCGATCGAGCACGACGACGGCCAGAGCGGCCGTGCGCTCGACACCGCCGACGTCATCATCGTCGCGCCGTCCCGGTGCGGGAAGACCCCGACGACGATGTACCTCGCCCTTCACTACGGCCTGCTCGTGGCGAACTACCCCCTCACCGACGACGACTTCCCCGCCGACGGGCTGCCGCGCATCGTCGCGCCCCATGCCGAGCGCTGCTTCGGTCTGACGACCACGGCCCTCCGGCTCAGCCAGGTGCGCCACGAACGGCGCCCGCAGTCGACGTACGCCAGCCTCGCCCAGTGCACCCTCGAGATCCGTCGGGCCGAAGACCTCTACCGCCGCAACCGCATTCCGTTCCTCAGCTCCGCGACCCGGAGCGTCGAGGAGATGTCCGCCGTGATCCTGCAGTCGATGAAGCTGCGCGATCGCCCCCACGAAAGGCCCACCCTGTGA